In Opitutus sp., one genomic interval encodes:
- a CDS encoding ATP-binding protein, with protein MKTEPEKPDLLKDQLKYLKLGYLLRHHGELTAEAAKARCSHAEFLRRLVQAETQDRQIRALERRIQAARFPVKKTVDQFQWDWPKELNEAQVRHLFELGFVKERTNAVFCGGVGLGKTHLASALGYAACQAGYTVLFTTAVDAINALVTAQSLHRLQAELKRYMTPAVLVLDEVGYLPLDKSGADLLFQIVSQRYERGSLIVTTNKAYKHWAGIFNNDAGITAAILDRLLHRAQTVVIEGKSYRMKDRLADEPAS; from the coding sequence ATGAAAACAGAACCCGAAAAACCCGATTTATTAAAAGACCAGCTTAAGTATCTGAAACTCGGTTACCTGTTGCGTCACCACGGCGAACTGACCGCCGAGGCGGCCAAGGCGCGCTGTTCGCACGCCGAATTTTTACGCCGACTGGTGCAGGCCGAGACCCAGGACCGCCAGATCCGGGCGCTGGAGCGGCGCATCCAGGCAGCGCGCTTCCCGGTCAAGAAAACCGTCGACCAGTTCCAGTGGGACTGGCCCAAGGAGTTGAACGAAGCGCAGGTGCGGCACCTCTTCGAACTGGGCTTTGTCAAGGAGCGCACCAACGCGGTGTTTTGCGGTGGTGTGGGGCTTGGGAAGACACATCTCGCGAGCGCGTTGGGCTACGCGGCCTGCCAGGCGGGTTACACGGTGCTGTTTACGACGGCGGTGGACGCGATCAACGCCCTGGTCACCGCCCAGTCCCTGCACCGGTTGCAAGCCGAGTTGAAGCGTTACATGACCCCTGCGGTGCTCGTGCTCGATGAGGTCGGCTACCTGCCGCTCGACAAGTCGGGGGCCGACCTGCTCTTCCAGATCGTCAGCCAACGCTACGAACGCGGCTCGCTGATCGTCACCACCAACAAGGCCTACAAACACTGGGCAGGGATCTTTAACAACGACGCTGGCATCACCGCGGCGATCCTGGACCGCCTACTGCACCGGGCCCAGACCGTCGTCATCGAGGGCAAATCCTACCGCATGAAAGACCGCCTGGCCGACGAACCTGCAAGCTGA
- the pfkB gene encoding 1-phosphofructokinase: MLPRIMILGFMPAPILTLTLNPAIDRTVRIIDFKIGAVNRVERANDRAGGKGINVAATLAALGHPVTASGFLGQDNAAVFSSFFNRLGIGDHCLRLPGATRVGIKIFDPLSGATTDINFPGLTPTGADLDALRAQVDCLGDSGSWCVLAGSLPPGVAPELYAEFIIRLKARGIRAVVDTSGEALRAALLAAPEIIKPNQHELEVLVGCSLPTEAAVIGVARELVAGGVGLVVVSRGADGACFVTADQVVVARPPAVKVGSTVGAGDAMVAGVVAAQLRGASLADTARYATACSLAVLTAVTGAKEFLGADQVAAFEQLIDVRFS; the protein is encoded by the coding sequence ATGCTGCCGCGCATTATGATCCTTGGGTTTATGCCAGCGCCTATTTTAACCCTCACGCTCAACCCCGCCATCGACCGCACGGTGCGGATTATAGACTTTAAAATCGGTGCAGTTAATCGGGTGGAGCGGGCGAATGACCGCGCGGGCGGCAAGGGTATCAATGTCGCCGCTACGCTCGCCGCCCTCGGACATCCCGTCACGGCATCGGGTTTTTTGGGGCAGGATAACGCGGCGGTGTTCTCCTCGTTTTTTAATAGGCTCGGGATCGGGGATCACTGCCTGCGTCTACCGGGGGCGACGCGCGTGGGTATCAAGATTTTCGATCCGTTATCCGGAGCGACCACCGATATCAATTTCCCCGGACTCACCCCTACGGGTGCCGATCTGGATGCGTTGCGGGCGCAAGTCGATTGCCTTGGGGATTCAGGGAGTTGGTGCGTGCTGGCCGGGAGCCTGCCGCCTGGAGTCGCACCGGAGCTTTACGCCGAATTTATCATCCGGCTCAAGGCCCGCGGGATTCGTGCGGTGGTCGACACCAGTGGTGAGGCGTTGCGAGCCGCACTGCTGGCCGCCCCCGAAATCATCAAACCGAACCAGCACGAGTTGGAGGTGCTGGTCGGTTGTTCGCTGCCGACTGAGGCTGCGGTGATCGGGGTGGCGCGGGAGTTGGTGGCGGGCGGGGTGGGGCTGGTGGTGGTGTCGCGCGGGGCCGACGGGGCGTGTTTCGTGACAGCTGATCAAGTGGTGGTGGCGCGTCCGCCTGCGGTTAAGGTTGGCAGCACGGTTGGCGCGGGCGATGCGATGGTCGCCGGCGTGGTGGCGGCTCAATTGCGCGGCGCATCCCTCGCCGATACGGCTCGGTATGCAACCGCCTGTTCGCTTGCGGTGCTGACTGCCGTTACTGGCGCCAAGGAGTTCTTAGGGGCGGATCAGGTCGCCGCATTTGAACAGCTGATCGACGTGCGCTTTTCCTGA
- the ltrA gene encoding group II intron reverse transcriptase/maturase, protein MHPPSVPPVQSPPIRTPHIPSRTGKKTHPRKKSITLFKGKKIHRRRSAFLTARNRRFPARRSHSPVLRVYIWKDQARTKRRALGIPTVKDRVVQSAAAIVLQPIWEADFHDHSYAYRPKRRTHQAMDKVKEALLSGKVEVVDADLSSYFDMIPHRELLQLVAKRVSDGSVLRLIKTWLRAPIVEEDRDTGCRKVSANRCGTPQGGVISPLLANLYLNDLDHAVNEKCEQKPTMVRYADDLLILCKPGQGAGLQTRLKRWLEARKLKLNEEKTRLVDTRKEGFEFLGFSVAWRQGMKSKRRYPHVEPSAKSLAKLRDKVRMELDVRTRNQPAVAVVRKVNQITRGWATAFHYGNSTHVFSNQQAFVRNRLRRWLWRKYSRTHGLFEFFTDDRLHGQYKLWHWPLTAAWKQ, encoded by the coding sequence GTGCATCCGCCAAGCGTCCCGCCGGTTCAATCTCCACCCATTCGCACCCCTCATATCCCCAGCCGGACAGGGAAGAAAACCCACCCACGGAAGAAGAGTATTACTCTTTTTAAGGGGAAGAAGATCCACCGAAGAAGAAGTGCATTCCTAACCGCCAGAAATAGACGCTTTCCCGCTCGCCGCTCACACAGTCCGGTCCTGCGCGTCTATATATGGAAGGATCAGGCCAGGACCAAACGTCGTGCGCTGGGCATCCCCACGGTAAAAGACCGTGTGGTGCAAAGTGCGGCGGCGATCGTGTTGCAACCCATCTGGGAGGCGGACTTCCATGACCACTCCTACGCCTACCGGCCGAAACGCCGGACCCATCAGGCGATGGACAAAGTTAAAGAGGCCCTGCTGAGCGGAAAGGTGGAGGTGGTGGACGCGGATTTATCGAGCTACTTCGATATGATCCCGCACCGCGAACTCCTGCAATTGGTGGCCAAACGGGTGAGCGATGGGAGTGTGTTGCGTTTAATAAAAACGTGGCTGCGCGCACCCATCGTGGAAGAGGACCGGGACACGGGGTGCCGCAAGGTGAGCGCGAACCGGTGTGGCACGCCACAAGGCGGAGTTATATCGCCTCTGCTGGCGAACCTCTACCTCAACGACCTCGATCATGCGGTGAATGAGAAGTGCGAACAAAAGCCGACGATGGTGCGTTACGCCGACGACCTCCTGATCCTGTGCAAACCGGGTCAAGGGGCGGGGCTGCAAACGCGACTGAAACGGTGGCTGGAGGCACGTAAGTTAAAGCTCAACGAAGAGAAAACCCGACTGGTGGATACACGAAAGGAAGGCTTTGAGTTCCTCGGTTTTTCCGTCGCATGGCGGCAAGGCATGAAGAGCAAACGAAGGTATCCGCACGTGGAACCCAGTGCGAAAAGTCTGGCCAAGTTACGCGACAAAGTGCGGATGGAGCTAGATGTGCGAACGCGCAACCAACCGGCGGTGGCGGTGGTCCGCAAGGTCAACCAAATCACTCGCGGTTGGGCGACGGCGTTTCATTACGGCAACAGCACGCACGTGTTTAGTAACCAGCAGGCTTTTGTGCGCAACCGGTTGCGGCGGTGGCTGTGGCGAAAGTATAGCCGCACCCACGGACTCTTCGAGTTCTTCACCGACGACCGTTTGCATGGTCAATACAAACTATGGCACTGGCCGCTTACGGCGGCTTGGAAGCAATGA
- a CDS encoding IS21 family transposase yields the protein MINYELYCRIKQAEAAGHSAPQIARSLQLHVQTVRRWQAQEKYVRSQAAQVPRPSKLDVHKPAIARWLEAHPFTAMQLWQKVRERGYTGGYSILKDYVRRVRPRNLEAFLTLKFAPGQTAQVDWGSFGAVEVDGTRRALSFFVMVLGYSRFLHVEFTLGQGQEWWLGCHRRAFEKLGGVPREVMVDNCKTAVLSHVPGTDPVYNAQYLDFARHYGFTIKACGPGHPQSKGMVENAVGYVKKSFLGGRQMNGFTELGPAASLWLETVANVRVHAETQGRPVDRLPEERAALLPLNPVASPAVRTLSVRASRRCRVSIETNRYSVPTKFAGALLTAQIEGAQVRFYADRTLVAEHARSFARRADVENPEHVRELEERKRQGARQRLRLRFLELSPAAPAYQRGLEERRLNAGHHLATIVGLVALYGTEAVGRAIESAHELGAYSSDYILNLLEQRARALPQAGPIHLTRADAVAALELELCPPDLSPYTL from the coding sequence GTGATCAATTACGAACTGTATTGCCGGATAAAACAGGCGGAGGCGGCCGGTCACAGTGCGCCGCAAATCGCCCGCTCGCTCCAGTTGCACGTGCAGACGGTGAGGCGCTGGCAGGCGCAGGAAAAGTACGTGCGCAGCCAGGCCGCGCAGGTGCCTAGGCCAAGCAAGCTCGACGTGCACAAGCCGGCGATCGCGCGGTGGCTGGAGGCCCATCCGTTCACCGCCATGCAGCTCTGGCAAAAGGTGCGCGAGCGGGGGTACACGGGCGGGTATTCAATTTTGAAAGACTACGTGCGGCGGGTGCGGCCGAGGAACCTGGAGGCGTTTCTTACCCTCAAGTTTGCCCCCGGCCAGACCGCGCAGGTGGACTGGGGCAGTTTTGGCGCGGTGGAGGTGGACGGCACCCGGCGGGCTTTAAGTTTTTTCGTCATGGTTTTGGGGTACAGCCGGTTCCTGCATGTGGAATTTACCCTCGGGCAGGGCCAGGAGTGGTGGCTGGGCTGTCACCGGCGCGCCTTTGAAAAACTCGGCGGGGTGCCGCGCGAGGTGATGGTGGACAACTGCAAGACGGCCGTCCTCTCGCATGTGCCCGGGACCGACCCGGTGTACAACGCCCAGTACCTGGACTTTGCCCGGCACTACGGGTTTACGATAAAAGCGTGCGGGCCGGGGCATCCGCAGTCCAAGGGCATGGTGGAAAACGCGGTGGGTTACGTGAAAAAAAGCTTCCTTGGCGGGAGGCAGATGAATGGGTTTACCGAGCTGGGGCCGGCCGCCAGCTTGTGGCTGGAAACGGTGGCCAACGTGCGCGTTCACGCTGAAACCCAGGGCCGGCCGGTGGACCGGCTGCCCGAGGAGCGCGCTGCGCTCCTGCCGCTTAACCCGGTGGCCAGTCCGGCGGTGCGCACCTTAAGCGTGCGGGCGTCGCGGCGGTGCCGGGTGAGTATCGAAACGAACCGCTACTCGGTGCCCACGAAGTTTGCCGGGGCGCTACTCACCGCGCAGATCGAGGGGGCGCAGGTGAGGTTTTATGCGGACCGCACCCTGGTGGCCGAGCACGCCCGCAGTTTTGCCCGCCGCGCCGATGTGGAAAACCCCGAGCACGTGCGCGAACTCGAAGAGCGCAAACGGCAGGGAGCGCGGCAGCGCCTGCGGCTACGGTTTTTGGAACTGAGCCCGGCGGCACCCGCCTACCAACGGGGGCTGGAGGAGCGCCGGCTCAACGCGGGACACCACCTGGCGACTATCGTGGGTTTGGTGGCCCTGTATGGAACGGAGGCAGTCGGCCGGGCGATCGAAAGCGCCCATGAACTCGGCGCCTACTCCAGCGATTACATCCTCAACTTGCTCGAACAACGCGCGCGGGCCTTGCCGCAAGCCGGGCCGATCCACCTCACCCGCGCCGACGCGGTGGCCGCGTTGGAACTCGAACTGTGTCCCCCGGATTTAAGCCCCTACACTCTATGA
- a CDS encoding KamA family radical SAM protein, which yields MTYTEDRSAWFEGQGLWQHVPASDWQDWSWQLKNRITSLEGLERFMTLTPDERAGVLFAGHKLAMSITPYFFNLIDRNNPNCPIRLQMIPRSGEGQLQAEEMLDSLGEDEHSPVPGLVHRYPDRVLFLVTDRCASYCRYCTRSRLVSNAQDYNFHPEYEQGLRYIEAHPEIRDVLLSGGDPLLLSDRKLDHLLGRLRAIKHVEFIRIGSRIPVFLPQRITPELCEVFKKHGPIWMSIHVNHPKEATAEVKEACERLAFAGVPLGNQSVLLKGVNDDAEVMKALVHRLLRMRVRPYYLYQMDLITGGSHFKVDVRKGLEIIQALRGHTTGYAVPQYVIDAPGGGGKVPINPHYVEKITDTEVVFKNYEGRTFRYPLTATPVEADEDALPAKPVRLHEELHG from the coding sequence ATGACTTACACCGAAGATCGTTCAGCTTGGTTTGAAGGGCAAGGGCTCTGGCAACACGTCCCCGCCTCCGACTGGCAGGACTGGTCTTGGCAACTCAAGAACCGGATCACTTCCCTTGAGGGGCTGGAGCGTTTCATGACGCTCACCCCCGACGAGCGCGCCGGCGTGCTCTTTGCCGGCCATAAGCTGGCGATGTCGATCACGCCTTACTTTTTCAACCTGATTGACCGCAACAACCCGAACTGCCCCATCCGATTGCAGATGATCCCTCGCTCCGGCGAGGGGCAGCTGCAGGCCGAGGAGATGCTCGATTCGCTGGGCGAGGATGAACATTCGCCAGTCCCGGGTTTGGTCCATCGCTATCCGGACCGCGTCCTGTTTTTGGTGACCGACCGGTGCGCGTCCTACTGCCGCTACTGCACCCGCAGCCGGCTCGTTTCCAACGCCCAGGACTACAATTTCCATCCCGAATACGAGCAGGGGCTGCGCTACATTGAGGCGCACCCCGAGATTCGCGACGTGCTGCTGTCGGGCGGAGACCCGCTGCTGCTCTCCGACCGCAAGCTCGACCACCTGTTGGGGCGGCTGCGTGCCATCAAACACGTGGAGTTTATCCGCATCGGCTCGCGCATTCCTGTGTTCTTGCCCCAGCGCATCACACCGGAGCTGTGCGAGGTGTTTAAGAAACACGGGCCGATCTGGATGAGTATCCATGTGAATCACCCCAAGGAGGCGACGGCTGAGGTGAAGGAGGCCTGTGAGCGGTTGGCGTTTGCCGGCGTGCCGTTGGGCAACCAAAGCGTGCTGCTCAAGGGCGTGAACGACGACGCCGAGGTCATGAAGGCGCTCGTGCACCGGCTGCTGCGGATGCGCGTACGACCTTATTACCTTTACCAGATGGATCTGATTACGGGTGGATCGCACTTCAAAGTCGATGTGCGCAAAGGCCTTGAGATCATCCAAGCGCTGCGTGGGCACACCACCGGTTATGCGGTGCCGCAATACGTGATCGATGCGCCCGGTGGCGGCGGCAAGGTGCCGATCAACCCGCACTACGTCGAAAAAATCACCGACACCGAGGTGGTTTTTAAAAATTACGAGGGCCGCACGTTCCGCTACCCACTCACGGCCACCCCCGTGGAGGCGGACGAAGACGCCCTACCGGCCAAACCGGTGCGACTCCATGAGGAGTTGCACGGCTGA
- a CDS encoding metallophosphoesterase family protein, producing MSHAHLPEPYAALALRFGREKLEQRLLTQASHWAKLTHQGSGLFRLENKLPLDAFVAFALAATGLSRRARVNHLAPRRVECTWEIPRLPTAFAGYRVLQLTDLHLDLDAEFTDALIGLLQGVECDAIVITGDFRNSTRTDFMPSVNEARRLLATLPAVPRFGILGNHDFVEQLPHLEDAGLPMLLNEAAFVEREGQRLWFAGVDDPHFYKTHDLAAATAAIPADACTVLLAHSPEIADELRDARFGLVLCGHTHGGQLCLPGGRWLHVPIENQPCERIRGAWKVAGTQGYTSVGTGSCGVPARLNCHGEYTLHTLWPAGAAQPS from the coding sequence ATGTCACACGCTCATCTACCCGAGCCTTACGCTGCGCTCGCGCTTCGGTTTGGGCGTGAAAAATTAGAGCAGCGCCTGCTCACCCAGGCGAGTCACTGGGCGAAATTGACGCATCAGGGCAGCGGCCTTTTTCGTTTGGAAAACAAGCTGCCCTTGGACGCGTTCGTGGCATTTGCCCTGGCTGCAACCGGCCTCTCGCGCCGCGCCCGTGTTAACCACCTCGCGCCTCGCCGAGTCGAGTGCACGTGGGAAATCCCCCGCTTGCCCACCGCTTTTGCCGGCTACCGCGTGCTTCAGCTGACCGATTTGCACTTGGATCTGGATGCGGAATTCACGGACGCGTTGATCGGCCTGCTCCAGGGCGTGGAGTGTGACGCCATCGTCATCACGGGCGATTTCCGCAACTCTACGCGTACGGACTTCATGCCCTCGGTGAACGAGGCGCGCCGCTTACTCGCGACGCTGCCTGCGGTCCCCCGTTTTGGCATTCTGGGTAACCACGATTTTGTCGAGCAGCTCCCGCACCTGGAGGACGCGGGACTGCCCATGCTGTTAAACGAAGCGGCCTTTGTTGAGCGCGAGGGGCAACGGCTCTGGTTCGCTGGGGTTGACGACCCGCATTTTTATAAAACCCACGACCTCGCTGCGGCCACGGCGGCGATTCCGGCTGACGCCTGCACGGTGCTCCTTGCCCATTCCCCAGAGATCGCCGACGAGCTGCGTGATGCCCGCTTCGGCCTCGTTTTGTGCGGCCACACGCATGGGGGCCAACTGTGCCTGCCGGGTGGGCGCTGGCTGCACGTACCGATTGAAAATCAGCCCTGTGAACGTATTCGCGGGGCGTGGAAGGTTGCCGGCACTCAAGGCTACACCTCCGTTGGTACGGGTTCGTGCGGCGTGCCTGCCCGGCTCAACTGCCACGGAGAATACACCCTGCACACACTCTGGCCTGCCGGAGCCGCGCAGCCTTCGTAG
- a CDS encoding transposase, translating into MPPFLPPEKAHPEGESENPDHKATPSDAAEVLIVDTPGGRFRAQFAPELPVSPLGALVFFTQYLCATGGFEALVADTPLCYSSNRAHRPRDVIGTLLLGMLSGHYRYAHLAALRGDDIAPSLLGLKSIVSEDCVRRALARIGAEQGQDWLRRHLDQTCHGFLDNQWILDIDVTIKPIYGRQEGASIGYNPQKPGRPSHAYHTYWIATLRLCLDVEVHPGDQSAAGHGFAGLWALIDRLPAERRPHLLRGDCAYGQEALLSEAEARKLNYLFKLRRTAKARELVAALERTTTTAWTDAGQGWQGCESCLRLQGWNRARRVVVLRRRLNDQRHPRARRRLVREQADHALLLNIPDAAACEPIIYEHQILVTSLPYEILTLATLYRERGGAENPFDELKNQWSWSGFTSQELNSCQHAARLAALVYNWWTLYHRLLQPGQHHEAVSTRPRLLCGATRQSEHSGQRRLDVRLSHAEAPRLSELITKLARWLHGILHNAEQWSVAQRWGQIVARILQENFPVLGPEPPLATAPS; encoded by the coding sequence ATGCCGCCGTTTTTACCGCCGGAAAAAGCTCACCCCGAGGGTGAGTCAGAAAACCCTGATCACAAGGCAACGCCAAGCGATGCCGCCGAGGTGTTGATTGTGGATACACCCGGAGGACGTTTTCGTGCGCAGTTCGCCCCAGAGTTGCCGGTGAGCCCCTTGGGGGCACTGGTGTTTTTCACGCAGTACTTGTGTGCGACAGGAGGCTTCGAGGCACTGGTTGCGGACACGCCGCTTTGTTACAGCAGCAACCGCGCACACCGCCCTCGCGACGTGATTGGAACCCTGCTTTTGGGGATGCTCTCCGGGCACTATCGCTACGCGCACCTCGCGGCCCTGCGCGGCGACGACATTGCCCCGAGCCTGCTCGGACTTAAGTCGATTGTCAGCGAGGATTGTGTGCGCCGGGCGCTGGCTCGCATCGGTGCCGAGCAGGGGCAGGACTGGTTGCGGCGTCACCTCGACCAAACCTGTCATGGGTTTTTGGATAACCAGTGGATCCTCGACATCGATGTCACCATCAAGCCCATCTATGGACGTCAGGAAGGTGCCAGCATCGGCTATAACCCGCAAAAGCCCGGACGCCCCAGCCACGCCTACCACACCTACTGGATCGCCACCTTGCGCCTGTGTCTGGACGTGGAGGTGCACCCCGGCGATCAATCCGCCGCCGGACATGGTTTTGCGGGGCTGTGGGCGCTCATCGACCGACTGCCAGCCGAGCGCCGGCCCCATCTTTTGCGCGGTGACTGCGCCTATGGCCAGGAGGCGCTGCTCAGTGAAGCTGAAGCGCGTAAACTCAACTATTTGTTCAAACTGCGCCGCACCGCCAAGGCCCGCGAGCTGGTGGCCGCGCTTGAACGCACCACCACCACCGCTTGGACCGACGCCGGACAAGGCTGGCAGGGCTGCGAAAGCTGCCTGCGCCTGCAAGGCTGGAACCGGGCCCGACGTGTGGTGGTCTTGCGCCGTCGCCTCAACGACCAACGCCACCCCCGGGCCCGCCGCCGCCTCGTGCGCGAGCAAGCCGACCACGCTTTGCTGCTGAACATCCCCGACGCGGCCGCCTGCGAGCCGATCATCTACGAACATCAGATCCTCGTTACGAGCCTGCCCTACGAGATCCTTACCCTTGCCACCCTGTATCGGGAACGTGGGGGCGCGGAAAACCCCTTCGACGAGCTCAAGAACCAGTGGAGCTGGTCGGGGTTTACCTCCCAGGAGCTAAACTCCTGTCAGCACGCCGCGCGTTTGGCCGCACTGGTTTACAACTGGTGGACGCTCTATCACCGCCTGCTTCAACCCGGTCAGCACCACGAGGCGGTGAGTACACGTCCCCGTCTGCTCTGCGGAGCGACCCGGCAGAGCGAACACTCCGGTCAACGCCGCCTGGACGTGCGCTTGAGCCATGCCGAGGCACCTCGCCTGAGTGAACTCATCACAAAGCTGGCCAGATGGTTACATGGTATCCTTCATAATGCGGAGCAATGGAGTGTCGCCCAGCGCTGGGGGCAAATCGTAGCGAGGATTTTACAGGAAAACTTCCCTGTACTCGGCCCTGAACCGCCTTTGGCCACCGCCCCAAGCTGA
- a CDS encoding ComEC/Rec2 family competence protein, whose translation MAGLVVGRQHGLPVPPLALAVAAVVSATLSLARPRNVPWLWAPALVLAMTLSGAALYELNRARLPAWDALPVREVRVTLELDRVFPPHPHAKSVTGLAHLLATDAHLTELVGQTVYFSIALSPGETPPLRSSRVGVTGVLQTLPRLPANDTFDGYLANQGVNYKLTRARASGAVTPATAYSRFCDTTLRSFDAFLSRGVESYPAQVGVLRAMLLGQQQELSAEQTWVFRASGTMHLFSVSGLHIAVIAAAIQGILLVTRMPVAARIGIGGVLLWLYVDITGGTPSAVRAFLMVIFIQAAEVLRRPGNPVAALIGSAVCVLVIHPLQLFSASFQLSYGIVLALLLLGLPLGEYWIENTAPFTRLPSVTWRWWHRWIDWCWRWLLGVLGIGLATSLVSLISGVVIFKLLTPVAIFANLVLIPLGSLVIISGFLSLLGGLVGFGYMVRLFNHASVLLLKLSEWGVHRFTEVPGAFQAAEFINEAMGYPVLAGLMAGLMWGYANNWTGKRGGFWVPFVFTALILATCLQRVAAVAGKN comes from the coding sequence ATGGCCGGCTTGGTCGTGGGGCGACAACACGGGCTGCCCGTCCCCCCGCTCGCGTTGGCCGTCGCTGCCGTGGTGAGCGCCACCCTCTCCCTCGCCCGCCCGCGGAACGTGCCGTGGCTGTGGGCGCCCGCGCTCGTTCTCGCAATGACCTTGAGCGGGGCCGCCCTTTACGAGCTCAACCGCGCTCGACTCCCCGCCTGGGACGCGCTGCCTGTGCGCGAGGTGCGCGTCACCCTGGAGCTCGACCGGGTTTTCCCTCCGCACCCTCACGCCAAAAGCGTGACCGGGCTAGCCCACCTCCTCGCCACAGACGCCCATCTTACCGAATTGGTCGGGCAAACCGTGTATTTCTCCATCGCGTTATCCCCCGGCGAAACGCCCCCGTTGCGCTCCAGCCGCGTGGGCGTAACCGGGGTTCTGCAAACCCTGCCGCGCCTGCCGGCCAACGACACGTTCGATGGCTACCTGGCCAACCAAGGGGTTAACTACAAACTCACCCGCGCACGCGCTAGCGGAGCGGTTACGCCGGCCACAGCGTATTCGCGGTTTTGTGACACCACGCTGCGCTCGTTCGATGCTTTCCTCAGCCGCGGCGTCGAGTCCTACCCGGCGCAAGTGGGCGTTCTGCGCGCCATGCTGCTGGGCCAGCAACAGGAGCTGAGCGCGGAGCAAACCTGGGTGTTTCGCGCAAGCGGTACCATGCACTTGTTTTCCGTGAGCGGGCTGCACATCGCAGTGATCGCGGCGGCCATCCAAGGCATCCTGCTGGTGACGCGGATGCCGGTAGCGGCCCGCATCGGCATCGGAGGCGTGCTGCTGTGGTTGTATGTGGACATCACCGGCGGCACGCCATCGGCGGTGCGGGCGTTTTTAATGGTGATTTTCATCCAAGCTGCGGAGGTGTTGCGGCGGCCGGGCAATCCCGTGGCGGCGCTGATCGGCTCGGCGGTGTGCGTGCTGGTGATTCACCCGCTACAACTGTTCTCGGCGAGCTTTCAACTGAGCTACGGGATCGTGCTGGCGCTGCTGCTGCTGGGACTGCCGCTGGGCGAGTACTGGATCGAAAATACCGCGCCCTTCACCCGTCTGCCAAGCGTAACGTGGCGCTGGTGGCACCGCTGGATCGACTGGTGCTGGCGCTGGCTGCTCGGGGTGCTCGGAATCGGTTTGGCTACCAGTCTGGTGAGCCTGATCAGCGGCGTCGTTATTTTTAAACTACTCACCCCTGTGGCGATTTTCGCCAACCTGGTCCTGATCCCGCTCGGCTCGCTGGTCATCATCTCCGGTTTCCTCAGTTTACTCGGCGGACTGGTCGGCTTTGGGTACATGGTCCGTTTGTTTAACCATGCCAGCGTCTTGCTGCTGAAGCTGTCCGAATGGGGTGTGCACCGGTTCACCGAAGTGCCCGGGGCGTTTCAAGCCGCGGAGTTCATCAACGAAGCGATGGGCTATCCGGTGCTCGCCGGGCTGATGGCGGGGCTGATGTGGGGTTACGCCAATAACTGGACGGGGAAACGCGGAGGCTTCTGGGTTCCGTTTGTGTTCACCGCGCTGATACTAGCGACCTGCCTGCAACGCGTGGCAGCGGTGGCAGGAAAAAACTAG